GATTCCGCTCTTTTCGGCCACCGATCCGCTTTCGACGGTGGTTACCAGCACGCCCGTGACCGAGGTCGGGATGCTGTTCTTTCGACGGTTCGCGTCGGTGAGGTTATCGATTCCGATGCCAAGCTTGGCGTGACCGCTGTGGAGCGGCTGCACGTCGCCGTTATCGTCCTGATCCCTTTGATCGTTCTGCCCACCTTTGTCGCCTTGACCGAACTGCTGTCGAAGTTTGTTTTCGAAGTCCTTGAGGTCCGGGTTGCCAAAGATGTCGCCGAAGTCCTTGTTGTCGAAGTTATAGGTTCGAGCCTTGGGCGTCGTCGGCTTAACTACGACCGCCTTTTCCAGTTTGATATCGGCGGTTTGGGTCTTGCCATCGTGGACGAATTCGACCTTCACGACGGTATCCGGCGCGTTGACGAGCATCGTGTTGCGCAGGTCGATCTGGCCGTCGATGGCGGTGTTATTGACCTTGGTGATGATGTCGCCCTTCTTGATGCCAGCCTTATCCGCCGGTCCGCCGGGTTGAATATCTTCGACGTAAGCGCCGCCGGGAAGCTTCTTCTCGCTTAGTTCGAACGGCTTGAGGTCGCGAGGATAGACGCCGATCTGGGATCGAACGACTTTGCCTTTCTGGATCAGAATGTCGGCCACAAAGCGGACTTCGCTGCTGGGGATCGCAAAGGCGATGCCGTTGCTTCCACCGGTCTTCGTGTAAATCGAACTGTTCATCCCGATGACCTGGCCGTCGATGTTGACGAGCGGTCCGCCTGAGTTGCCCACGTTGATAGCGGCGTCGGTCTGGATCAGGTCGGGATAGAATCGCTCAGCTTGGCTGAGGCTCGAATCGGGGATGGCGTTCTCGCGATTGACGGCGCTGACGTGGCCGAAGGTGACGGAGTTTTCGAGGCCATAAGGCGAGCCGATGGCCATGACCATCTGACCGGGCTCGACCGACTTGGAGTCGGCCATGCCGAGGGTGGGGAAGTCGCTACCGTCGATTTTGATGACGGCGACATCCCACTCGGGGGCTCGTTTGACGGTGCCTTTGTGCTCACGTCCGTCATTGGTGATGACGGTGACTTGATCGGCGTCGCCCACCACGTGGTCGTTGGTGATGACATAGCCGTCTTTGCGGTAGATGAATCCGGCACCTTCGCTACCGGAAATCGGGATCATCTTGCCGTCTGAGTCGGACGCCCGGTTGGTGACGGCACGAATGTGGACCACGGCCGGTTTGACGTATTCGGCCAAGTGGGTCAGCGAGTCGTTGAGGTTGTGCAGCGTGGCCGCTTCTTCGGTGGTGATGTTTCCGACCAATTTGCCGCTGTAGCTCGGGCCTTTGGCGAACGCCGAATCGGCCTTGAAGCCATGCGTCATGCTAACGACGGTCGCGACGCCAGCGGCAAAACCGCCGACGATCATTGCGTATGCAGCCCATGAACGAACAGTCTTCATTTTATTTCTCTCTTTTTATTCTAATGGAATTGGAGGGGTTTTGGGTTCCCTAGATGCCGATGCTCGTGACGATGCCGGGAAACTGGGGGTTGGCCCGCACGAGAAACGGCTGAAGAAAGGACTGACGGAGGCTGGAACCGAGGTCGGCCACAACCGTGATCTTGAGTCCCTTCCAAATCTTATTGTCTGACGCTTCACCGGTGGTGATCTTTTCGTTTTGTACGTAGGTCCACTCGTACACCGTTGCACGTTGGAGGCCGTCCGTGAGTTTGAGGCACAAAATTCGGTACCGGCTATCCGTGGAGACGGAGATTCGCTGAATCTCGAAGCCAAAAGGGATGTCTTTCGGGACTATCGGCTTAAATCCTAGCTTCGGCTCGGCATCCGAGAGGCGCGACAGGCAGTTGGTTTCGTCGTAGTGAACGATTTTGACGCCGGCAACGGGCTCGATTACAAAGGTTGAGTCGTCGAGCTTGGCGGGGAATTTGATGTCGGTGACTTCGAAGCTATTGACGATCGATCCATCATTGGCCACGGTCTCCATCGCCATCGGGTAGCCGGTCGCTTCATCGAAGTGGTAGCGGAGGATCGGGACTTCATTGAACCGCGAGGTTGCGACGACGGTGACGCATCGCCGACCGATGATTCGCGAGGAGCCGTCCATCTTGAGCGTGTAGTTCTTTTCGATCAGCGGGGAGCGAAGTTTGATGTCGTGCGAAAGGGCCTGCGACGGCGAGATCAGCATGTAGCCGTCGTCGGGAAGGTACTGCTTGTACTCTCGCCCATCGTCGACATATTCGCCCTGCAGGTGCAAGGGCGCCAAGACGGTTTCGCGAATCTTGCCGTCCTTGGACCGCTGAATTTTGGTCCTCTGGGTGCCGTTGCCTTCGGAGGTCTCCTTGACGATGGCCACAATGTTGACGTTGTAGTCGCCACGCAGATACTTCGCCATCAGCTTTTCGGCGCGATCGTCGGCGAAACAGGTCGCGACGAGGCTACCGATGACGAGAAGACTAACGGCCTTCAAAAGTCGTGTAGTGACCAATTGGCCCTCCGAAGGCCGTATCTGGACCCGAATTCATCATTTGGTCTCTAACGATCTGCTCACGAATGCTCTCGTCCCGTTTGCGGCTGGCTTCTTGGCTCTGTTGCTTCGAGGAGAAGACGGCCCAGCAGACGATGGGGATGGTCACGGCCAGGGCAAGGCTGACATAACTGAGCCTTGGCCGCACGAGTTTGTGCTGAACCTGCTCGACGAACAAGGTCGGCGGCTCGGGAGTCGTCGGCATATCGCGAAGCAAGGTCTGAACCGTACGAAGGCTCTCTAGCTCAGCTTGACACTCGCGGCACTCGTGGACGTGGTGGCGGACCTGCAGCATTTCGACGCCAGACATTTCGCCGTCGAGGTATGCGGACAGTTTGGACTGGACGCGATTACAGGACATGGGCGTACCTCCCGTAGGATTCGGGCGCGTTGTCCAGAAGGAAAGTTCGGAGCTGGACGCGTCCTCGGTGGATTCTCGACCGAACGGTTCCGACCGAGGTTTCCATGATCTCGGCGACTTCTTCGTAGGAGAGTCCTTCGATGTCGGCGAGGATGACGGCGAGCCGGAACTCGGGGTTCATCTTGTTAAGGCCGGTTTGGACGATCTCGGAAAAACTACTGTTGACAAGTTCGTCGCCAGGGACATTGGAATGGTCTGCGATTTCGAAGGCCTGTTGTCCATCACTGCCGGAATGGTCGAGCGAGCTAGTTTTGAGCTTCCCTCGGCGGCGGATCAGGTCGATGTGCGCATTGGCGATGATGCGGTACATCCAACTGTTAAACGGCAGTTTCTCGTCGTATCGATGGAAGAATCGAAAAGCGCGGATATACGCTTCTTGGAGCAGGTCTTCGGCGTCGGCGGCGTCTCCAGTCAATCGAAATGCAACAGAAAAAGCTTGGCGGTACGAATCTCGCATCAATCGCTCGAAATTGGCTGAGCGATCGAGGGTTCCGGTTCGGTTTTTTACCCAACTAAGCATTGCTTACTCTACGAAATAGATCATACGCTCTTGCCTGGCTATTTCGTTCCCGGCGTCGGCGATAACAGAATTCGTCCCAGGACGGCGTCCAGAACGAGGGCAGGATTGGCATTGCCGAGGATTCGCTTATGGGCTTCCGTGAGGAGGGCGACGGCCTGAGAGCGGTTGGGATGGCGTTTGCTGATGGCGAGGGCGGCCAGCTCGATGATGCGGGCGTTGGAGTTGCGGATACCGAGCTTTTCGAACTCTTCAAGGCGTTCGGCGAGCTTGCGAAATTCGTCGCCCAGGGAGAGAGCGCCGTGTCGACTTTCGGCGACGATGCGGTCGGCGAAGCGAATGATGTCGCGATAGAGGTCTTGGTTGGCGGAGATGCGCTCCAGAGTGCCGGGCGCGCCATCGGCGAGGAGAACGATTTCGTCGGGAAGGCCCGGATGGCTTTGGGTCAGTTCTTCTTTGGTGGGCAATTCGCAGTTGACGACCAGACAACGCGAGAGGATGGTGGCGGGGATCTGGCTGACCTGGCTAGTCGTGAGGATCAGCTTGACGTACGCCGGGGGTTCTTCGAGAGTCTTCAGCAGCGAGTTGGCGGAGTCGTGGTTGAGGCGGTGGACGTCCTCGATCCACACAACCTTGTGGCGCGAGTAGAGCGGGGCTACGCGCACGAACTCGATGAGCGGCGTGGGGTCGTCGGGGCGTTTGGCCGACGGCGTGGAGATTTGGCGAAGCTGGATTTGGTATCCGGCCCCGGTCGGCGCAATGTGGAAAAAGTCGGGATTAGTGCCGCGGCGGAAGGAATCGGCGGCGCGGTCACCTTCGCCGGATGATAGCCAAGCTTCGGCCATTTGGTTTACAAGGAGGGTTTTGCCGCACCCACGGGGACCATAGAGGAGAACGGATGCGACTCCGCTGGACGGATCGCCCAGAATCGGCGCGAGCTTGCGAGCTCGTTCGAGGCCGACAATCGTGGTCAAAACCGCTCGAACTCCTCGACAGGAAGCAGGAAGAGGACAGCACCACCGACGGGGACCTTAACGGCGGACGGGGTGAAGGCGGCGGTAGGATTGGTTTCGAAGGGAGCCACGTTGAGAAGTTGTTCGCGGCTTTGGCAGTTTGCGGCGATGAGGGCTTTGAGGTCACCGACTTCGCCGTCTTGAACACCGATGAGGAAGGTGGTGTTGCCTTCGCGCAGGAATCCACCGGTGGAGCCGATGATGGTGAATTTGAATCCGGCGTGAACGAGCTCGTCGATAATTTTGCCTTTGTCCCGGTTATGGATGATGCAAACGGCGAGCTTCATGAACTGACAGCATTATAAACGAAAAGCCCCTTGCCGTGGCGAGAGGCTTTTCGATGACAGAGCCTGGATTTTATTCGCAGGCGGTCTTGAACGGGCTCCACATCGACTGCGTCGGGCCCTTGGCGCGGAGGTCGTAGACGACGGACTTGGCGTTGAGGCTCTTGGCGCTGGT
The DNA window shown above is from Armatimonadota bacterium and carries:
- a CDS encoding sigma-70 family RNA polymerase sigma factor codes for the protein MLSWVKNRTGTLDRSANFERLMRDSYRQAFSVAFRLTGDAADAEDLLQEAYIRAFRFFHRYDEKLPFNSWMYRIIANAHIDLIRRRGKLKTSSLDHSGSDGQQAFEIADHSNVPGDELVNSSFSEIVQTGLNKMNPEFRLAVILADIEGLSYEEVAEIMETSVGTVRSRIHRGRVQLRTFLLDNAPESYGRYAHVL
- a CDS encoding AAA family ATPase, which codes for MTTIVGLERARKLAPILGDPSSGVASVLLYGPRGCGKTLLVNQMAEAWLSSGEGDRAADSFRRGTNPDFFHIAPTGAGYQIQLRQISTPSAKRPDDPTPLIEFVRVAPLYSRHKVVWIEDVHRLNHDSANSLLKTLEEPPAYVKLILTTSQVSQIPATILSRCLVVNCELPTKEELTQSHPGLPDEIVLLADGAPGTLERISANQDLYRDIIRFADRIVAESRHGALSLGDEFRKLAERLEEFEKLGIRNSNARIIELAALAISKRHPNRSQAVALLTEAHKRILGNANPALVLDAVLGRILLSPTPGTK
- a CDS encoding PDZ domain-containing protein — translated: MKTVRSWAAYAMIVGGFAAGVATVVSMTHGFKADSAFAKGPSYSGKLVGNITTEEAATLHNLNDSLTHLAEYVKPAVVHIRAVTNRASDSDGKMIPISGSEGAGFIYRKDGYVITNDHVVGDADQVTVITNDGREHKGTVKRAPEWDVAVIKIDGSDFPTLGMADSKSVEPGQMVMAIGSPYGLENSVTFGHVSAVNRENAIPDSSLSQAERFYPDLIQTDAAINVGNSGGPLVNIDGQVIGMNSSIYTKTGGSNGIAFAIPSSEVRFVADILIQKGKVVRSQIGVYPRDLKPFELSEKKLPGGAYVEDIQPGGPADKAGIKKGDIITKVNNTAIDGQIDLRNTMLVNAPDTVVKVEFVHDGKTQTADIKLEKAVVVKPTTPKARTYNFDNKDFGDIFGNPDLKDFENKLRQQFGQGDKGGQNDQRDQDDNGDVQPLHSGHAKLGIGIDNLTDANRRKNSIPTSVTGVLVTTVESGSVAEKSGIQVGDVIQSIGGKKVSTIDELTSQMSNLNWGDKTQIGIARYGKGSQMTLERSITFK